A window of Tautonia plasticadhaerens contains these coding sequences:
- a CDS encoding glycogen/starch/alpha-glucan phosphorylase — protein MSTRATPSATPRADGPEGDGSGDLLARYGCGPVPFTGHDDALYERRLIFDHVVDLTEAGPRERFEAVAAAIRDVLAQRWVRTQQEHERANPKQVYYLSMEFLIGRSLANNVMNLLLSPLVDDAARRRGLDLAELIEQEPDAGLGNGGLGRLAACFVESMATMALPAIGYGLRYDFGIFRQELRDGCQVEQPDRWLARPDPWEVARPNEAVTVPLGCRFEAHGGEIAVHRGQASHLLGVPYDRPVVGHGGRTINTLRLWKAETPDVFDFGEFSGGDYFGAVSDRVLAETVSRVLYPDDSTPRGRSLRFLQEYFLVACSLDDIVARFLRRGNDWPALADKVAVQLNDTHPALAVAELMRILLDRAGLNWDRAWELTIGTLAYTNHTLLPEALETWPVDLFEALLPRHLEIVYEINRRFLDDVRAAHPGDEAKVGRMSLIEEGPTRKVRMAHLAIVGTHSTNGVAAIHSELLRTRTVPDFAAMFPGRFGNKTNGVTPRRWLLLANPGLAALLTEAVGVGWAADLGKLAAVTPLAEDAGFREHFLAARRAAKLRFVDWIRDRDGIALDPDSIFDAQVKRIHEYKRQLLNVLHVVVCYNRLRDDPGLDPPPRTFLFAGKAAPAYHLAKLIIRLINDVGATLDRDQAARGRLRVAFLPDYSVTLAERLIPASDVSEQISTAGFEASGTSNMKFMMNGALTVGTRDGATIEIAEEVGEENLFLFGLTADQVAGSRGWYEPRWHYEHEPEARRALDLIASGHFNPGEPGRYAPIREALLTHGEPYMHLADLTSYAEAQRCVSDLYADRAGWARKAIINVARSGKFSSDRTIAEYAGSIWGATPCPVA, from the coding sequence GTGAGCACACGTGCTACACCTTCTGCGACGCCCCGGGCCGATGGCCCCGAGGGCGACGGATCCGGTGACCTCCTCGCCCGCTACGGCTGCGGCCCGGTGCCATTCACCGGCCACGATGATGCCCTTTACGAGCGCCGGTTGATCTTCGACCACGTCGTCGACCTGACCGAGGCCGGGCCTCGGGAGCGGTTCGAGGCGGTCGCCGCCGCGATCCGGGACGTGCTCGCCCAGCGCTGGGTCCGCACCCAACAGGAACACGAACGTGCCAACCCGAAACAGGTCTATTACCTGTCGATGGAATTCCTTATCGGCCGCTCGCTGGCGAACAACGTGATGAACCTGTTGCTCTCGCCGCTGGTCGACGACGCCGCCCGGCGGCGAGGGCTCGACCTGGCCGAGTTGATCGAGCAGGAGCCGGACGCCGGCCTGGGTAATGGCGGGCTCGGCCGACTGGCGGCGTGCTTCGTCGAGTCGATGGCCACGATGGCGCTGCCGGCGATCGGCTACGGCCTGCGCTACGACTTCGGCATCTTCCGCCAGGAGCTCCGGGACGGCTGCCAGGTCGAGCAGCCCGACCGCTGGCTCGCCCGGCCCGACCCGTGGGAGGTGGCCCGGCCGAACGAGGCGGTGACCGTGCCGCTCGGCTGCCGGTTCGAGGCGCATGGGGGGGAGATCGCGGTGCACCGCGGGCAGGCCTCGCACCTGCTCGGAGTGCCGTACGACCGGCCGGTGGTCGGCCACGGCGGCCGGACGATCAACACGCTCCGCCTCTGGAAGGCCGAGACCCCGGACGTCTTCGACTTCGGCGAGTTCAGCGGCGGCGACTACTTCGGCGCCGTCTCGGACCGGGTGCTCGCCGAGACCGTCAGCCGCGTCCTCTACCCCGACGACTCGACGCCCCGGGGCCGCTCGCTGCGGTTCCTCCAGGAGTATTTTCTCGTCGCCTGCTCGCTGGACGACATCGTCGCCCGGTTCCTCCGCCGAGGGAACGACTGGCCGGCGCTGGCCGACAAGGTCGCCGTCCAGCTCAACGACACTCACCCGGCCCTGGCAGTGGCCGAGCTGATGCGGATCCTGCTCGACCGGGCCGGGCTCAACTGGGATCGGGCCTGGGAGCTGACCATCGGGACCCTGGCCTACACCAACCACACCCTGCTGCCAGAGGCGCTGGAGACCTGGCCGGTCGACCTCTTCGAGGCCCTGCTCCCCCGGCACCTGGAGATCGTCTACGAGATCAACCGCCGGTTCCTGGACGACGTCCGGGCCGCCCACCCCGGCGACGAGGCGAAGGTCGGCCGCATGAGCCTGATCGAGGAGGGGCCGACCCGGAAGGTCCGGATGGCGCACCTGGCGATCGTCGGCACGCACAGCACCAATGGCGTGGCGGCCATCCACTCGGAACTGCTCCGCACCCGGACCGTCCCCGACTTCGCCGCAATGTTCCCCGGCCGGTTCGGCAACAAGACCAACGGCGTCACCCCCCGTCGCTGGCTGCTGCTGGCCAATCCGGGCCTGGCGGCCCTGCTCACCGAGGCGGTCGGCGTGGGCTGGGCCGCCGACCTCGGCAAGCTCGCCGCCGTCACCCCGCTTGCCGAAGATGCCGGGTTCCGGGAGCACTTCCTCGCCGCCCGACGGGCGGCGAAGCTCCGGTTCGTCGACTGGATCCGGGACCGGGACGGGATCGCGCTGGATCCAGACTCGATTTTCGACGCCCAGGTCAAGCGGATCCACGAGTACAAGCGGCAGCTACTCAACGTCCTCCATGTCGTCGTCTGCTACAACCGCCTCCGCGACGACCCGGGCCTGGACCCGCCGCCCCGGACGTTCCTGTTCGCCGGCAAGGCGGCCCCGGCCTACCACCTCGCGAAGTTGATCATCCGGCTGATCAACGACGTCGGCGCGACGCTCGACCGCGACCAGGCGGCCCGCGGCCGGCTGCGTGTCGCGTTCCTGCCGGACTACTCCGTGACGCTGGCCGAGCGGCTGATCCCGGCCAGCGACGTCTCCGAGCAGATCTCGACAGCTGGCTTCGAGGCCAGCGGCACGAGCAACATGAAGTTCATGATGAACGGCGCCCTGACCGTCGGCACGCGCGACGGGGCCACCATCGAGATCGCCGAGGAGGTCGGCGAGGAGAACCTCTTCCTCTTCGGCCTGACCGCCGACCAGGTCGCCGGGTCCCGCGGCTGGTACGAGCCGCGCTGGCACTACGAGCACGAGCCCGAGGCCCGCCGGGCGCTCGACCTGATCGCCTCGGGCCACTTCAACCCCGGAGAGCCGGGCCGCTACGCCCCGATCCGGGAGGCCCTGCTGACGCACGGCGAACCCTACATGCACCTGGCCGACCTGACCTCCTACGCCGAGGCCCAGCGGTGCGTCTCCGACCTCTACGCGGACCGGGCCGGCTGGGCCCGCAAGGCCATCATCAACGTCGCCCGCAGCGGGAAATTCTCCAGCGACCGCACGATCGCCGAGTACGCCGGGTCGATCTGGGGGGCGACTCCGTGCCCAGTCGCCTGA